One part of the Paroedura picta isolate Pp20150507F chromosome 5, Ppicta_v3.0, whole genome shotgun sequence genome encodes these proteins:
- the LOC143837269 gene encoding chemerin-like receptor 1 — translation MSTTPVANESSPPMLLEDPAVRHAVKVTTGVAFSFIFLTGVTGNGVVLWVTGWKLRWTSNTVWFFNLALADLASTSLILVTVLNLSLDLDWPFGSVACKVANCLFGLSLCSGVLLLSSISVDRCVLVVAPVWCQNYRTPRLIWAACGALWLLSLAFFVPSSYFFTETLIEKNRTSCSNLDVFQDWQEAEVLTICIFLYQFLMPLLVISISYTILVMTMRKKKFNKSSKPLLVVTRVVFCFFLCWLPYHALALARISMTVVPDAVRMVAIPLSKCLAMFNSCINPLLYVFVGQEFQDAVRRSLLQVFKTAFEEAPIAASV, via the coding sequence ATGTCAACAACGCCAGTGGCCAACGAGTCCTCTCCCCCCATGCTCCTGGAGGACCCCGCTGTGCGCCATGCAGTCAAGGTCACCACCGGGGTGGCCTTCAGCTTCATCTTCCTGACCGGGGTGACCGGGAACGGGGTGGTGTTGTGGGTCACCGGCTGGAAACTCCGCTGGACGTCCAACACGGTCTGGTTTTTCAACCTCGCTTTGGCTGACCTGGCTTCCACCTCCCTGATCTTGGTCACCGTGTTGAACTTGTCCCTCGACCTGGATTGGCCATTTGGATCTGTGGCCTGCAAGGTGGCCAACTGCCTCTTTGGACTCAGCCTGTGCAGCGGGGTGCTGCTGCTCAGCTCCATCAGCGTCGACCGCTGTGTCCTCGTGGTGGCCCCCGTTTGGTGCCAGAACTACCGTACCCCGCGGCTTATCTGGGCAGCTTGTGGAGCCCTctggcttctctccttggccttcTTTGTCCCCAGCTCTTACTTCTTCACTGAGACCTTGATAGAGAAGAACCGGACCTCTTGCAGCAACCTGGATGTCTTCCAGGACTGGCAGGAAGCCGAGGTCCTCACCATCTGCATCTTTCTCTACCAGTTCCTCATGCCTTTGCTGGTCATCTCCATCTCCTACACCATCCTGGTGATGACCATGCGCAAGAAGAAGTTCAACAAGTCCAGCAAGCCCCTCTTGGTGGTCACCAGAGTcgtcttctgcttcttcctctgctGGCTGCCCTACCACGCCCTAGCCCTGGCCCGGATCTCCATGACTGTCGTTCCGGACGCCGTGCGCATGGTGGCCATCCCTCTCTCCAAGTGCCTGGCCATGTTCAACAGCTGCATCAACCCTTTGCTCTACGTCTTCGTGGGGCAGGAGTTCCAGGACGCGGTGAGGCGGTCCCTATTGCAGGTCTTCAAGACGGCTTTCGAGGAGGCGCCGATAGCAGCCAGCGTTTGA